In a genomic window of Zingiber officinale cultivar Zhangliang chromosome 9B, Zo_v1.1, whole genome shotgun sequence:
- the LOC122025479 gene encoding probable plastid-lipid-associated protein 12, chloroplastic, translating into MAVGGSPAARLAFGFVQPSSIGRPSASPPSIYRFPGRKSRLTKRRRPTFLRPILSSLVEKGEQKLSFTDRESVLVEALLGIQGRGRAASPMQLQDVEFAVETLESIGGLPDPTSSSMIEGCWQLIFTTRPGTASPIQRTFVGVDFFKIYQEVYLRTDDPRVSNIVRFSDEIGELKVEAAATIKDGKRILFQFDRAAFSFKFLPIKVPYPVPFRLLGDEAKGWLDTTYLSRNGNLRISRGNKGTTFVLQKTIEPRQRLLSAISVGAGVEEAVEEVISSQKLVKIKPETLGGEWQLLWTSQLENESWSSVAANGLKGLQIINDGRLENFVNLLPGLKMCANGSLSKTPDGGVYIARMDDGVIRLGALGFPLKIEADIEMELLYIDNKIRITRCNGSTLLVHLRLK; encoded by the exons ATGGCCGTCGGAGGATCCCCTGCCGCGCGGCTCGCCTTCGGCTTCGTTCAGCCATCTTCGATCGGTCGCCCTTCCGCATCGCCTCCTTCCATTTACCGCTTTCCCGGCCGAAAATCGCGGCTGACGAAGAGACGGAGGCCGACATTCCTTCGTCCTATCTTGTCCTCTTTGGTGGAGAAAGGGGAGCAGAAACTCTCCTTCACCGATCGAGAGTCCGTCCTTGTCGAGGCGCTTCTCGGGATCCAAGGGCGGGGCCGCGCCGCTTCTCCTATGCAACTTCAG GACGTTGAGTTTGCCGTGGAAACTCTAGAGAGTATTGGAGGCTTGCCGGATCCT ACAAGTTCTAGTATGATCGAAGGTTGCTGGCAGCTAATTTTCACTACGAGACCTGGAACAGCATCACCAATTCAA AGAACCTTTGTTGGGGTTGACTTTTTCAAGATTTATCAAGAGGTCTACCTTAGAACAGATGATCCAAGGGTATCTAACATTGTCAGATTCTCAGATGAAATTGGTGAACTGAAAGTAGAG GCAGCAGCAACGATTAAAGATGGGAAAAGGATCCTTTTCCAGTTTGACCGTGCTGCATTCTCGTTTAAATTTCTACCTATTAAGGTTCCATACCCTGTGCCCTTCAGACTTCTTGGTGATGAAGCAAAGGGTTGGTTGGATACGACATACCTATCACGCAATGGCAATTTACGCATTTCTAGAGGCAATAAG GGAACAACATTTGTGCTCCAAAAAACAATTGAACCAAGACAAAGATTGCTATCGGCTATATCTGTTGGAGCAGGAGTAGAGGAG GCGGTTGAGGAAGTCATTTCAAGTCAGAAATTGGTCAAAATAAAACCAGAAACCCTTGGAGGGGAATGGCAATTGCTGTGGACTTCACAG TTGGAAAATGAAAGCTGGTCGTCTGTTGCTGCTAATGGTCTTAAAGGTTTGCAG ATTATAAATGATGGAAGACTAGAGAATTTCGTTAACCTGCTTCCTGGTTTAAAGATGTGTGCCAATGGCAGTCTCAG TAAAACACCAGATGGTGGCGTGTACATAGCGCGAATGGATGATGGAGTCATTAGACTCGGTGCATTGGGATTTCCTTTGAAAATAGAAGCGGACATCGAGATGGAATTGCT GTACATTGACAACAAGATCAGAATAACTCGGTGCAACGGATCGACATTGCTCGTTCACTTACGCCTAAAATAA
- the LOC122024855 gene encoding uncharacterized protein At4g15970-like isoform X1 gives MKSSAAFGVKAADSLNRRWLFQLLFFGIVALSLTLLFHGTFYPFPTSSLRVQLNGGPPVVAEQQSSDSDFSRSSFPTPVLQRQSSSSETAVVASDPPPETQEMRLERVLRAAATPDKTVLMTSLNAFWSTPGSVLDVFLESFRIGDGTTALLDHLVIVAVDDKAYERCLAVHRHCFDFKVPGVDFSSEKVFNTPEYLDMMWARLDFLRLVLEKGFNFVFSDVDVMWFRNPLPFLYQDGDFQISCDNFVGDPTNMKNWPNNGFNYARSNSRTIEFFKYWHASRARFPGVHEQNVLNIIKYEQHVRDIGVQIRFLSTERFGGICEPSRDFNKVCTMHANCCIGLNKKIDDLRAMLDDWRKFTALSFDQRISSHVSWSVPQSCRLPPGFFGKEEQKPQL, from the exons ATGAAGTCATCCGCTGCCTTTGGAGTCAAGGCGGCGGACTCCCTCAACCGCCGGTGGCTTTTCCAGCTGCTCTTCTTTGGGATTGTCGCCCTGTCGCTCACCTTGCTCTTCCATGGTACATTTTATCCTTTCCCCACTTCCTCCCTTCGCGTCCAGCTCAACGGCGGCCCTCCCGTCGTCGCCGAGCAACAATCGTCCGATTCCGATTTTTCTAGGAGTTCTTTTCCCACTCCGGTGCTTCAACGTCAGTCATCGAGCTCCGAGACGGCCGTTGTCGCTTCCGATCCGCCGCCA GAAACGCAGGAGATGAGGTTGGAGAGGGTTCTGAGGGCGGCGGCGACCCCCGACAAGACAGTGCTAATGACCTCCTTGAACGCGTTCTGGTCGACGCCGGGATCTGTGCTTGACGTGTTCCTGGAGAGTTTCCGCATCGGGGACGGGACGACCGCCTTACTGGATCACCTGGTGATCGTCGCTGTGGATGACAAGGCGTATGAGCGGTGCCTAGCCGTGCACCGCCACTGCTTCGACTTCAAGGTCCCGGGGGTGGACTTCTCCAGCGAGAAGGTCTTCAACACGCCAGAGTATCTGGACATGATGTGGGCGCGCCTGGATTTCCTGCGCCTGGTGCTCGAGAAAGGCTTCAACTTCGTTTTCTCG GATGTTGATGTAATGTGGTTCCGAAACCCCTTACCCTTCTTGTATCAAGATGGAGATTTTCAGATATCTTGCGACAACTTCGTTGGGGATCCAACCAACATGAAGAACTGGCCTAACAATGGGTTCAACTATGCGAGATCCAACAGCAGAACCATAGAGTTTTTCAAATACTGGCATGCCTCGCGTGCCAGATTTCCCGGCGTCCATGAGCAAAATGTGCTTAACATTATCAAGTACGAGCAACACGTCAGAGACATAGGTGTGCAGATTAGGTTCCTGAGCACTGAGCGTTTTGGAGGGATATGTGAACCGAGTAGAGACTTCAATAAGGTCTGCACAATGCATGCAAACTGCTGTATCGGCTTGAACAAGAAGATCGATGATCTGAGGGCTATGCTTGACGACTGGAGGAAATTTACGGCTCTGTCATTTGATCAAAGGATATCTAGTCATGTCTCATGGAGTGTGCCTCAAAGTTGCAG ATTACCACCAGGCTTTTTCGGCAAGGAGGAACAGAAACCACAACTCTAA
- the LOC122024855 gene encoding uncharacterized protein At4g15970-like isoform X2, whose translation MKSSAAFGVKAADSLNRRWLFQLLFFGIVALSLTLLFHGTFYPFPTSSLRVQLNGGPPVVAEQQSSDSDFSRSSFPTPVLQRQSSSSETAVVASDPPPEMRLERVLRAAATPDKTVLMTSLNAFWSTPGSVLDVFLESFRIGDGTTALLDHLVIVAVDDKAYERCLAVHRHCFDFKVPGVDFSSEKVFNTPEYLDMMWARLDFLRLVLEKGFNFVFSDVDVMWFRNPLPFLYQDGDFQISCDNFVGDPTNMKNWPNNGFNYARSNSRTIEFFKYWHASRARFPGVHEQNVLNIIKYEQHVRDIGVQIRFLSTERFGGICEPSRDFNKVCTMHANCCIGLNKKIDDLRAMLDDWRKFTALSFDQRISSHVSWSVPQSCRLPPGFFGKEEQKPQL comes from the exons ATGAAGTCATCCGCTGCCTTTGGAGTCAAGGCGGCGGACTCCCTCAACCGCCGGTGGCTTTTCCAGCTGCTCTTCTTTGGGATTGTCGCCCTGTCGCTCACCTTGCTCTTCCATGGTACATTTTATCCTTTCCCCACTTCCTCCCTTCGCGTCCAGCTCAACGGCGGCCCTCCCGTCGTCGCCGAGCAACAATCGTCCGATTCCGATTTTTCTAGGAGTTCTTTTCCCACTCCGGTGCTTCAACGTCAGTCATCGAGCTCCGAGACGGCCGTTGTCGCTTCCGATCCGCCGCCA GAGATGAGGTTGGAGAGGGTTCTGAGGGCGGCGGCGACCCCCGACAAGACAGTGCTAATGACCTCCTTGAACGCGTTCTGGTCGACGCCGGGATCTGTGCTTGACGTGTTCCTGGAGAGTTTCCGCATCGGGGACGGGACGACCGCCTTACTGGATCACCTGGTGATCGTCGCTGTGGATGACAAGGCGTATGAGCGGTGCCTAGCCGTGCACCGCCACTGCTTCGACTTCAAGGTCCCGGGGGTGGACTTCTCCAGCGAGAAGGTCTTCAACACGCCAGAGTATCTGGACATGATGTGGGCGCGCCTGGATTTCCTGCGCCTGGTGCTCGAGAAAGGCTTCAACTTCGTTTTCTCG GATGTTGATGTAATGTGGTTCCGAAACCCCTTACCCTTCTTGTATCAAGATGGAGATTTTCAGATATCTTGCGACAACTTCGTTGGGGATCCAACCAACATGAAGAACTGGCCTAACAATGGGTTCAACTATGCGAGATCCAACAGCAGAACCATAGAGTTTTTCAAATACTGGCATGCCTCGCGTGCCAGATTTCCCGGCGTCCATGAGCAAAATGTGCTTAACATTATCAAGTACGAGCAACACGTCAGAGACATAGGTGTGCAGATTAGGTTCCTGAGCACTGAGCGTTTTGGAGGGATATGTGAACCGAGTAGAGACTTCAATAAGGTCTGCACAATGCATGCAAACTGCTGTATCGGCTTGAACAAGAAGATCGATGATCTGAGGGCTATGCTTGACGACTGGAGGAAATTTACGGCTCTGTCATTTGATCAAAGGATATCTAGTCATGTCTCATGGAGTGTGCCTCAAAGTTGCAG ATTACCACCAGGCTTTTTCGGCAAGGAGGAACAGAAACCACAACTCTAA